The Xanthomonas rydalmerensis genomic interval CGCCAGTGCGCGTAGTTGCCGTAGGACGAGTTGTAGCGGCCGGCCATGTGCACCACCGTGTCCCCGGTGTCGATGTCGTAGCGGTGCAGGTAGGTGCTGTCCACGGTCACGGTGAACTTGCCGTAGTCGGTGGCGGGCAGCGCGTAGCTCGCCCCCAGGTCGATGCCCTGGGTATTGAGCTTGCCGATGTTCACCACCGGCGTCTGGATGTAGTCGATGTTGCCGGCGCTGACGCTGCTGGCGGGATAGCGGTGGATGTAGCTGCAGTACGGGCTGTTGTTGTCGTTGTAGCAGAGATCGGCCACGGTCTGCGCGGAGATCGGCTGGATCAGATCATTGAGCTTGACCTTCCACCAGTCGAGGTTGACCGACAGGCCCGGCACGTACTCGGGGCTGTAGACCAGGCCGTAATCGAACGAGGTGCCCTTCTCCGGCTTGAGCTGGTAGCCGACATAGGTGGCACCGGACTTGATCGCGTTGGTCTGCGAAAGGCCCGTGCCGCTGAAGCCGGCCGGCACGCCGGCGCAGGCGTTGTCATGGCCGCTGCCGCTATAGCCGACGCACGGATCGATGAAGTTCGGCGCGTCGGCGGTAGGGCCCTGGTAGATGTCGGTGATGGTCGGCGCGCGGAACACCTGCGCCGCGGTGCCACGCACCATCAGGTCGTGGATCGGCCGCCATTCCACCTGGAACGAGGCGCTGTTGTTGCCCGAACGTACGCTGCTGTAGTCGGAGTAGCGATCGCTCAGCGTCAGGTTGAGCGCGCCGATCGGCGAGGACTGCTCCAGCACCGGCAGGAACAGCTGCGCGTAGGCTTCCTTGACGTTGAAGCTGCCGCTCAGCGGCGAGGCGCAGGCTTCGGAGGAGACCGCACAGGTGTTGTCGCTGTTGATCAGCGCGTTGGCCGACACGCTGGAGCTCAGGCTCTCCTTGCGGTACAGCGCACCGACCGCCAGCTGCGCGGCGCCGGCCGGCATGTCCCACAGGCTGCCGTTGGCGCTGGCTTCCCACTGGCGCATGATGGTGGTGGTTTCCTGGCGCGGGATCGACTCGTTGCTCTGCAGCCAGGCGACCGTGGTCGGGCTGCCCTGGTCGAGGATGTTGACCTGCCCGGCATTGATGGCGTTCTGCAGCGCGGCGTAATCGACGTAGCCGTGGCTCCAGTTGCGCTGGCGGTAGTGGCCGTAGTTGAAGTTGGCGTCCCACACCCAGCTGCTGTCGCCGATGCCGCCCTTCAGGCCGATCACGTCCTGGTCGGTGGCGGTGTCGTAGAAGCCTTCGCGCTGGCCGAGCGAGGTGAAGCGCGTCTGATACTCGTAGCCGTTGGGGCCGAACTCCACACCGAACGGGTTGTACGGATTGTTGGCGGCGATGGTGATGCCGTCGTTCTGCGCATCGAGCGGCAGCGGCGCGATCGCGAAGTTGGACATGGTGTGGTTGTGGTAGGCGTTGACGTACGCCTGCATCGAGTCGGTGATGTTGAAGCTGCCGAGCACGAAGCCGCCGACGCGCTGCTGCGGGGTCAGCAGCAGGTTCTGCGCCTCGTAGTTGTAGGAATCGGCCGAGGAGCTGTAGCACTTGTAGCCACCGCTGCCGTTGCCGGTCAGCGCGCCGTCGGCGGCGCAGCCGTTGGCCGCCAGGGTCGCCGCCGGCAGCTTGTAGTAGCCGGTCGGCGTGCGCGCGGAACCGCCCTTGTAGACGCTGCCGCTGGACAGGTACATCGCGTACTTGGAGAACGCGCGATTGGCGGTGGAGACCTCCTTCTGCTTGTTGTAGTCCAGGCCGACCACGACGTTGCCGCGGTCCCAGGTCTTGCCGAAGGTGAAGCTGCCGCCCTGGCGCGCGCCGTCGCCGCGGCTGGTCTGGCCATAGTTGGCCGAGACTTCGCCGCCTTCGAAGTTCTTGCGCAGGATGAAGTTGACCACGCCGCCGATGGCATCGGAGCCGTACATCGCCGAGGCGCCGACCTTCAGCACTTCGACGTGGTCGATCATGTTGGCCGGGATCGAGTTGACGTCGTTGTTCTGGATGCGGTGGCCGTCGATCAGGATCAGCGTGCGCTCGTCGCCGAGGCCGCGCAGCGAGATGGTCGAGGCGCCGTCGCCGCCGCCGTTGTTGACCTGCGGGTTGGTGGCGGCACCGGCGATACCGGGCAGCGCCTGCAGCAGATCGCCCAGGGTCTGCTTGCCGCTCTGCTGGATCTGCTGGCGATCGACCACGGCGACCGGGCTGGCGGTCTCCACGTCCACGCGACGCACCAGCGAACCGGTGACGGTGAGCTTGTCCAGGGTCACCGGCGCATCGCCGGACGCGGCCGCCGCCGGCGCGGCGCTCTGCGCATAGAGCGTGGCGGGAAGCGTCGCCATGGCCAGGCAAACGGCGTGG includes:
- a CDS encoding TonB-dependent receptor; translation: MATLPATLYAQSAAPAAAASGDAPVTLDKLTVTGSLVRRVDVETASPVAVVDRQQIQQSGKQTLGDLLQALPGIAGAATNPQVNNGGGDGASTISLRGLGDERTLILIDGHRIQNNDVNSIPANMIDHVEVLKVGASAMYGSDAIGGVVNFILRKNFEGGEVSANYGQTSRGDGARQGGSFTFGKTWDRGNVVVGLDYNKQKEVSTANRAFSKYAMYLSSGSVYKGGSARTPTGYYKLPAATLAANGCAADGALTGNGSGGYKCYSSSADSYNYEAQNLLLTPQQRVGGFVLGSFNITDSMQAYVNAYHNHTMSNFAIAPLPLDAQNDGITIAANNPYNPFGVEFGPNGYEYQTRFTSLGQREGFYDTATDQDVIGLKGGIGDSSWVWDANFNYGHYRQRNWSHGYVDYAALQNAINAGQVNILDQGSPTTVAWLQSNESIPRQETTTIMRQWEASANGSLWDMPAGAAQLAVGALYRKESLSSSVSANALINSDNTCAVSSEACASPLSGSFNVKEAYAQLFLPVLEQSSPIGALNLTLSDRYSDYSSVRSGNNSASFQVEWRPIHDLMVRGTAAQVFRAPTITDIYQGPTADAPNFIDPCVGYSGSGHDNACAGVPAGFSGTGLSQTNAIKSGATYVGYQLKPEKGTSFDYGLVYSPEYVPGLSVNLDWWKVKLNDLIQPISAQTVADLCYNDNNSPYCSYIHRYPASSVSAGNIDYIQTPVVNIGKLNTQGIDLGASYALPATDYGKFTVTVDSTYLHRYDIDTGDTVVHMAGRYNSSYGNYAHWRAHALLGWKLGNWDASWTTRWIGKMQVGSGDLTQNMSADAAFKGVVLDYGSYMYHNLQVGYDMAGANLRLDLGVDNLTNKQPPMMYQNNVLNANTDVSTYDTLGRYYWMRATYKF